In one Lachnospiraceae bacterium GAM79 genomic region, the following are encoded:
- a CDS encoding cytidine deaminase: MNENEISEMIELAMQARTKAYAPYSNFQVGACIKMENGSYYTGCNIENASYGATNCAERTAVFKAVSEGCRKLSAIVIVGGLKNGECDYTYPCGICRQVIAEFAEQDCVIVVAKNKQEYRMYSVEELLPETFHLNKEE; this comes from the coding sequence ATGAATGAAAACGAGATTTCAGAAATGATCGAGCTTGCGATGCAGGCAAGAACAAAGGCATATGCACCATATTCGAATTTTCAGGTGGGAGCCTGTATAAAGATGGAGAATGGAAGTTATTATACAGGATGCAATATAGAAAATGCTTCCTATGGGGCAACAAACTGTGCGGAACGGACGGCTGTTTTTAAGGCAGTCAGTGAAGGATGCAGGAAACTGTCTGCGATCGTGATCGTTGGCGGACTAAAGAACGGAGAATGTGACTATACTTATCCATGTGGGATATGCAGACAGGTCATTGCCGAATTTGCCGAACAAGACTGCGTGATCGTTGTAGCAAAGAACAAACAGGAATATCGGATGTATTCGGTAGAAGAGCTGCTTCCGGAGACATTCCATTTGAATAAAGAAGAATAA